Proteins encoded together in one Oncorhynchus mykiss isolate Arlee chromosome 7, USDA_OmykA_1.1, whole genome shotgun sequence window:
- the LOC118965364 gene encoding putative uncharacterized protein Q0010, mitochondrial: protein MVLYTLYIVFYILYMVSHILYMMLYILYIVFHILYMVLYILCMVFYILYMMLNILYMVFYVVLNIIYMVFYILYMVFYILYMVLYILYMMFYILYMVFYVVLNIIYMVLYILYMVLYILYMVLYILYMMFYILYIMFYVVLFIL, encoded by the coding sequence ATGGTGCTCTATACCCTCTACATTGTGTTCTATATCCTCTACATGGTGTCCCATATCCTCTACATGATGCTCTATATCCTCTACATTGTGTTCCATATCCTCTACATGGTGCTCTACATCCTCTGCATGGTGTTCTATATCCTCTACATGATGCTCAATATCCTCTACATGGTGTTCTATGTGGTGCTCAATATCATCTACATGGTGTTCTATATCCTCTACATGGTGTTCTATATCCTCTACATGGTGCTCTATATCCTCTACATGATGTTCTATATCCTCTACATGGTGTTCTATGTGGTGCTCAATATCATCTACATGGTGCTCTATATCCTCTACATGGTGCTCTATATCCTCTACATGGTGCTCTATATCCTCTACATGATGTTCTATATCCTCTACATAATGTTCTACGTGGTGCTCTTTATCCTCTAA